One region of Flavobacterium pisciphilum genomic DNA includes:
- a CDS encoding 2-dehydro-3-deoxyphosphooctonate aldolase, whose translation MKKIALFIVLLITATSCVSTKSTLKNVDDNAPNLTLTKDNTFVITAYSKDKKYGYDKDYPVNIFYRTSKDEVINQQRFLNALAGPNGEKITYTKLESCCPFPSKRSDMGAGFLDVYELKWEGQKKPINLYLNIYEKGILMVPLGLTLKK comes from the coding sequence ATGAAAAAAATAGCTCTTTTTATAGTTTTACTTATTACTGCTACATCATGTGTAAGCACAAAATCTACTTTAAAAAATGTAGATGATAATGCACCAAACCTGACCTTAACTAAAGACAATACTTTTGTAATTACAGCATATAGTAAAGACAAAAAATATGGCTATGACAAAGATTACCCTGTAAACATTTTTTACAGAACTTCTAAAGATGAAGTTATTAATCAACAACGCTTTTTAAATGCTTTGGCTGGTCCAAATGGCGAGAAAATAACTTATACTAAACTTGAAAGCTGTTGTCCATTCCCTTCTAAAAGAAGTGATATGGGTGCTGGATTTCTTGATGTTTATGAACTAAAATGGGAAGGACAGAAAAAACCAATTAATTTATATCTTAACATCTACGAAAAAGGTATTTTGATGGTCCCACTTGGATTGACTTTGAAGAAATAA
- a CDS encoding lysoplasmalogenase, with amino-acid sequence MKSPLFLKIFVGFSLFYLLILLFNLEHIAWYLKGLLIPILWLGVYFSSEFPSKKILLGALFFSWVGDVILLFADIAEIYFILGLVAFLLSHIIYIVLFNKQNKPDVSRNKSTFYIGLVAILIYLATMLTVLLPKLGDLQLPVIVYALTISTMLLYAFSGYLVWDKPANTYIFIGAIIFVLSDSILAMDKFYEPIYKSSFFIMLTYLMAQYLIVIGILKLNSIKTK; translated from the coding sequence ATGAAAAGCCCTTTATTCTTAAAAATCTTTGTAGGTTTTAGTCTTTTTTATCTTTTAATTCTTCTTTTTAATCTTGAACATATTGCTTGGTATTTAAAAGGGTTACTGATTCCGATTTTATGGCTTGGAGTTTATTTTTCGAGTGAATTTCCTTCCAAAAAAATACTCCTTGGTGCTTTATTTTTCTCATGGGTTGGTGATGTAATATTATTGTTTGCTGATATTGCCGAAATCTATTTTATATTAGGCTTAGTTGCATTTTTACTATCCCATATCATTTATATTGTTCTGTTTAATAAGCAAAACAAACCTGATGTTTCAAGAAACAAAAGCACTTTCTATATTGGGTTAGTAGCTATTTTAATTTATTTGGCAACGATGCTTACCGTTCTGCTACCAAAATTGGGTGATTTACAACTTCCTGTAATTGTTTATGCATTGACAATTTCTACAATGCTTTTATATGCATTTAGTGGTTATTTAGTTTGGGACAAACCTGCTAATACCTATATATTTATTGGGGCGATTATTTTTGTCCTTTCTGATAGTATTTTAGCAATGGACAAATTTTACGAACCTATTTATAAAAGTTCGTTTTTTATTATGCTTACCTATCTTATGGCACAATATCTGATTGTAATTGGTATTTTAAAACTGAATTCAATAAAAACAAAATAG